Proteins encoded by one window of Cannabis sativa cultivar Pink pepper isolate KNU-18-1 chromosome 4, ASM2916894v1, whole genome shotgun sequence:
- the LOC133036681 gene encoding uncharacterized protein LOC133036681: MWFHNLAYPNCFLTNSHIDIIFYYLRKKIMYSAEPKIKVTTTDCLFCSSIKTLYERFVEKNNDISVLSLSHNVAQYIQGGKILCATPWHLVDHVIMPINVKLQDHWICGRLNIVDRRIYLYNSLRSGRYMTDAKEACKPFSVILPYYFSMLDFKGLRNETKFSTMEPFPIVAVDGLPEQVTADCGVFVASFAEYFIDGKPIPSSDFDVEIHRDRLAALFYQYGMKKQTENIESESEAPPSLPKK, from the exons ATGTGGTTTCACAACCTTGCCTACCCTAATTGTTTCCTTACCAATTct CACATTGACATCATTTTCTATTATCTTCGTAAGAAAATAATGTACTCAGCCGAGCCGAAAATCAAAGTCACCACAACTGATTGCCTCTTTTGTTCTAGCATAAAAACTTTGTATGAGAGGTTTGTTGAGAAAAACAACGATATATCGGTGTTGTCTCTTTCTCACAATGTGGCCCAGTACATTCAAGGTGGTAAGATATTATGTGCCACTCCTTGGCATTTGGTTGATCATGTTATTATGCCTATCAATGTAAAATTACAGGATCATTGGATTTGTGGTCGTCTTAACATAGTTGACAGGCGCATATATCTGTACAATTCACTGCGTTCTGGGAGGTATATGACTGATGCCAAAGAGGCTTGCAAGCCTTTCTCTGTTATTTTACCATATTACTTCTCTATGTTAGACTTCAAAGGCCTTCGCAACGAAACTAAGTTTAGCACTATGGAACCGTTTCCTATTGTTGCTGTTGATGGTTTACCCGAGCAGGTCACAGC tgaTTGTGGTGTTTTTGTTGCATCATTTGCTGAGTATTTCATTGATGGCAAACCCATCCCATCCTCTGATTTTGATGTGGAAATTCACCGCGATCGTTTGGCTGCGTTATTTTATCAATATGGGATGAAGAAGCAAACTGAGAACATTGAAAGTGAATCCGAGGCCCCTCCCAGCCTTCCCAAGAAGTGA